In a genomic window of Actinomadura rubteroloni:
- the galE gene encoding UDP-glucose 4-epimerase GalE: MKLLVTGGAGYVGSVVAAQLLEIGHRVVVLDDLSTGHADACPAGARLVRGTLRSAAFSVLSEGGFDAVLHLAARSVADGTAHWREICWDANFCETLALLDAMRCTGVDRIVVSSTAAVYGEPASAPVHETDPTVPTGPFGAAKLAVDRTLEDSARLYGLGSVSLRYVNVAGAYGRHGERHTVETHLIPNLLAVALGRRDHAAVFGADHPTPDGTCVRDYVHVADLGVAHVLALQACEPGRHAVYNVGGETGYSVRDVLEVCREVTGRPIPARIAPRRPGDPAVLVASAAEIGADLGWTARRGLPEMVEDAWRFHRDRG, from the coding sequence ATGAAGCTGTTGGTCACCGGGGGCGCCGGTTATGTCGGCAGCGTCGTCGCCGCCCAGCTTCTGGAGATCGGGCACCGGGTCGTCGTCCTGGACGACCTGTCGACCGGCCACGCCGACGCCTGCCCGGCCGGGGCGCGGCTCGTCCGGGGCACGCTGCGCTCCGCGGCGTTCTCGGTGCTGTCGGAGGGCGGGTTCGACGCCGTCCTCCACCTCGCGGCGCGCTCGGTGGCCGACGGGACGGCGCACTGGCGCGAGATCTGCTGGGACGCCAACTTCTGCGAGACCCTCGCCCTGCTCGACGCCATGCGCTGCACCGGCGTGGACCGGATCGTGGTGTCCTCGACCGCGGCCGTCTACGGCGAGCCCGCGTCGGCGCCCGTCCACGAGACCGACCCGACGGTCCCGACCGGCCCGTTCGGCGCCGCCAAGCTCGCGGTGGACCGGACGCTGGAGGACTCCGCCCGGCTGTACGGGCTGGGCAGCGTCAGCCTGCGGTACGTCAACGTCGCCGGGGCGTACGGCCGCCACGGCGAGCGGCACACGGTGGAGACCCATCTGATCCCCAATCTGCTCGCGGTCGCGCTCGGCCGCCGCGACCACGCCGCCGTCTTCGGCGCCGATCATCCGACGCCCGACGGGACCTGCGTCCGCGACTACGTCCACGTCGCCGACCTCGGCGTGGCCCACGTGCTCGCTCTCCAGGCGTGCGAGCCCGGACGGCACGCGGTCTACAACGTCGGCGGCGAGACCGGCTACTCGGTGCGGGACGTGCTGGAGGTGTGCCGCGAGGTCACCGGGCGTCCCATCCCGGCCCGGATCGCGCCGCGACGCCCCGGCGACCCGGCCGTGCTGGTCGCGTCCGCGGCGGAGATCGGCGCCGACCTCGGCTGGACGGCCCGGCGCGGCCTCCCCGAGATGGTCGAGGACGCCTGGCGCTTCCACCGGGACCGGGGATGA
- a CDS encoding sigma-70 family RNA polymerase sigma factor, producing the protein MIETVGADLPDLAERVRAGDEQAVAEVFLRHHSAMLAYAYALCRDRHTAEDLASEAFTRVLQAVRRGGGPDGAWRPYLYAAVRNLAADWARAQRRAVPSDDIADLAETAGPSAGAGTGPDEHAARAEDRSLISAAFRALPAREQTVLWHTIVEEESRAQVAATLGTTQNHLNVLVFRARESLREAYLALHAASTCAGYAKLLARAVRRQRDSRKLRAHLDDCPRCRAAHAELTELDRYLRAALLPAVLLPTLVAKSGAAAVTGAVTGAVGKAGLLHKLVSLPAAGAVGAAGVALVAVPVVIALNAPENPAPRGDPPAAASARPGPSEPRRPRLPGATGDVVAEPIQGQTAVTTAAPSAPPVRTAPTPKAKPKPAPGATGAQWRAIQDGRPMIAAANQGRAGNGVPALRTDDRLNRAAADQALEMARTRAVQTQTQQMTERYGYQNWTGAYSSGGIDPVTAATRWFGAEAPAGSVARSFATRAIGAACARNAQGMTWCALIVGQS; encoded by the coding sequence ATGATCGAGACGGTCGGTGCGGATCTGCCGGATCTGGCGGAACGGGTGCGTGCGGGCGACGAGCAGGCGGTCGCGGAGGTGTTCCTGCGGCACCACTCGGCGATGCTGGCCTACGCGTACGCGTTGTGCCGGGATCGGCACACGGCCGAGGACCTGGCCAGTGAGGCGTTCACTCGCGTGTTGCAGGCCGTCCGGCGCGGCGGGGGCCCTGACGGCGCGTGGCGGCCGTATCTGTACGCGGCGGTGCGGAATCTGGCGGCGGACTGGGCGCGGGCCCAGCGCCGGGCGGTGCCGTCCGACGACATCGCCGACCTGGCCGAGACCGCCGGCCCTTCGGCGGGCGCGGGGACCGGGCCGGACGAGCACGCGGCCCGTGCGGAGGACCGGTCGCTGATCAGCGCGGCGTTCCGTGCGCTGCCGGCGCGCGAGCAGACCGTGCTGTGGCACACGATCGTGGAGGAGGAGTCGCGCGCCCAGGTCGCCGCGACGCTGGGGACGACGCAGAACCATCTCAACGTCCTGGTGTTCCGCGCACGGGAGAGCCTTCGGGAGGCTTATCTCGCGCTGCACGCCGCGAGTACGTGCGCGGGGTATGCCAAGCTGCTCGCGCGCGCCGTCCGCAGGCAGCGCGATTCCCGCAAGCTGCGCGCTCACCTGGACGACTGTCCCCGCTGCCGTGCCGCCCACGCCGAGCTGACCGAGCTGGACCGGTATCTGCGCGCGGCGCTGCTGCCCGCGGTGCTGCTGCCGACGCTCGTCGCCAAGTCCGGGGCGGCGGCGGTCACGGGCGCGGTGACGGGTGCGGTGGGGAAGGCCGGGCTGCTGCACAAGCTGGTGTCGCTTCCGGCCGCCGGGGCGGTGGGGGCGGCGGGTGTCGCGCTGGTCGCCGTCCCCGTCGTGATCGCGTTGAACGCGCCGGAGAACCCGGCGCCGCGGGGCGACCCGCCGGCCGCCGCGTCCGCGCGGCCCGGACCGTCCGAGCCCCGTCGGCCCCGCCTGCCGGGCGCGACCGGCGACGTCGTGGCCGAGCCGATCCAGGGCCAGACCGCCGTGACGACGGCCGCGCCGTCCGCGCCCCCCGTCCGCACGGCGCCCACGCCCAAGGCGAAGCCGAAGCCCGCCCCGGGCGCCACGGGCGCGCAGTGGCGCGCGATCCAGGACGGACGGCCGATGATCGCCGCCGCCAACCAGGGACGCGCCGGCAACGGCGTCCCGGCCTTGCGCACCGACGACCGCCTCAACCGCGCCGCGGCCGACCAAGCGCTGGAAATGGCGCGCACCCGGGCCGTCCAGACGCAGACCCAGCAGATGACCGAGCGCTACGGCTACCAGAACTGGACCGGGGCCTACAGCTCGGGCGGTATCGACCCCGTCACCGCCGCGACCCGCTGGTTCGGCGCCGAGGCCCCGGCCGGCAGCGTGGCGCGCTCGTTCGCCACCCGCGCCATCGGCGCCGCCTGCGCCCGCAACGCGCAGGGCATGACCTGGTGCGCCCTCATCGTCGGACAGAGCTGA
- a CDS encoding PD-(D/E)XK nuclease domain-containing protein — MLMNNASVLHGRIAALIEQSYDLERAAPRTQAREIHGLADAYHAWYAEVMHTFEEAFQDRIFRQRQILSQVEPMVGGPSGTGIALLERLCRNFPRFLAPLQGRMPGRRPFAVRDAVDFHDAVHALLNAFFDDVEVREVVPDRLGARPRGDFLLRAERVAVQPRTVRAGADTEFLAEEVAYDFPYYAAHPSCDALVVLVHDPDRALENARGLERRLTCRHDGLFVHLYVTP, encoded by the coding sequence ATGCTGATGAACAATGCGTCCGTCCTGCACGGCCGCATCGCCGCGTTGATCGAACAGAGCTATGACCTCGAACGGGCGGCGCCGCGGACGCAGGCCCGCGAAATCCACGGACTCGCCGACGCCTATCACGCGTGGTACGCCGAAGTGATGCACACGTTCGAGGAGGCGTTCCAGGACCGGATCTTCCGGCAGCGGCAGATCCTGTCCCAGGTCGAGCCGATGGTCGGCGGCCCGTCCGGGACGGGGATCGCGCTGCTCGAACGGCTGTGCCGCAACTTCCCGAGGTTCCTCGCCCCGCTGCAGGGACGGATGCCGGGCAGGCGGCCGTTCGCCGTCCGGGACGCCGTCGATTTCCACGACGCCGTCCACGCGCTGCTCAACGCGTTCTTCGACGACGTCGAAGTGCGGGAGGTGGTTCCCGACCGGCTCGGCGCCAGGCCGCGCGGCGATTTCCTGCTCCGCGCCGAACGCGTCGCGGTCCAGCCCCGGACGGTCCGGGCGGGCGCCGACACCGAATTCCTGGCGGAGGAGGTCGCCTACGACTTCCCCTATTACGCGGCGCACCCGAGTTGCGACGCGCTGGTCGTGCTCGTTCACGACCCCGATCGCGCCCTCGAGAACGCGCGCGGGCTGGAAAGGCGGCTGACGTGCCGGCATGACGGGCTGTTCGTCCACCTCTACGTCACCCCTTAG
- a CDS encoding metallopeptidase domain-containing protein, translating to MGKRQFKFRAFAAAGAALGVGAMTAGAGSYASADTAPKTVTKHLAVVLVNFTDDKIDSSSEYRSKVENNYFGATGSAAGYYREASDGALTFAPLSGQPKILGPLTINMAAKCDSGAMNTETRKVLTARGVTGFDSLAIVFPNGKAKCNWGGLGQQPGSVTWIPQGSATGLSAVVHELGHNLGLHHLPTVTCTEGTLSNCKDTGFHGSSPMGSGGGQSGLSAPELLYNGWLTADQRVTAPRTGTYTLVPLHAPRSVKGARVLEIPRGSGGAQVTVAYRKNGNTIDTGVGEGVQLHLIAKKDGGNASQLVDPSAGTTGKDDTDLNVGARVTDAQSGVTIETVSATATSATVRITTKDAPAPTPTPTAPSGDDWWTQFWSWLLGTLGGAA from the coding sequence ATGGGGAAGCGACAGTTCAAATTCCGCGCGTTCGCCGCGGCGGGAGCCGCGCTGGGTGTCGGCGCGATGACGGCGGGGGCGGGTTCCTACGCGTCGGCGGATACCGCGCCGAAAACCGTCACCAAGCACCTGGCGGTGGTGCTGGTCAACTTCACCGATGACAAGATCGACTCGTCGTCGGAGTACCGGTCCAAGGTCGAGAACAATTACTTCGGCGCCACGGGCTCGGCCGCCGGCTATTACCGGGAGGCCAGCGACGGAGCGCTGACGTTCGCGCCGCTGTCCGGGCAGCCGAAGATCCTGGGGCCGTTGACCATCAACATGGCCGCGAAGTGCGACTCGGGGGCGATGAACACCGAGACGCGCAAAGTCCTGACGGCGCGCGGCGTCACCGGGTTCGACTCGCTGGCGATCGTGTTCCCCAACGGCAAGGCCAAGTGCAACTGGGGCGGACTGGGCCAGCAGCCGGGATCGGTCACGTGGATCCCCCAGGGGTCCGCCACCGGCTTGTCGGCCGTCGTTCATGAACTCGGCCACAACCTGGGCCTGCACCATCTGCCCACCGTGACCTGCACCGAAGGCACGCTCAGCAATTGCAAGGACACGGGCTTTCACGGGTCGTCGCCGATGGGCAGCGGCGGAGGCCAGAGCGGGCTGTCCGCCCCGGAACTGCTGTACAACGGCTGGCTGACCGCCGACCAGCGGGTCACCGCTCCCCGTACCGGCACCTACACGCTCGTGCCCCTGCACGCACCGCGGTCGGTCAAGGGCGCCCGGGTCCTGGAGATCCCGCGCGGTTCCGGGGGCGCCCAGGTCACCGTGGCCTACCGCAAGAACGGCAACACCATCGACACCGGCGTCGGAGAAGGCGTCCAGCTCCACCTGATCGCCAAGAAGGACGGCGGCAACGCCTCGCAGCTCGTGGACCCGTCGGCGGGAACCACCGGCAAGGACGACACGGACCTGAACGTCGGCGCCCGCGTCACCGACGCCCAGAGCGGCGTGACGATCGAGACCGTGTCGGCCACCGCCACGAGCGCGACCGTGCGGATCACCACCAAGGACGCGCCCGCACCCACACCGACGCCGACGGCCCCGTCCGGCGACGACTGGTGGACGCAGTTCTGGTCCTGGCTGCTCGGCACGCTCGGCGGCGCCGCGTAG
- a CDS encoding helix-turn-helix domain-containing protein: MRRPRFDTRPFEAIRRDLLDRIRPYVVLTAEELAADPQAGAASAEARSWAAESLRLFETLARDPGRAWPHVAATYREIGRGAALRGLDLGELHTALHSGARAVWRALVPAAASLDLDGAALGSIADAQFAYLDAVLAEAAAGHAAGRAGDQELLHRRRARLVGQLLDGVDPQAVPDAARAANWSVPAAAAAVLLHPRVAEPRPLLLPPDVLVDPVLPEPRLIVPDPDGGARTRQMGTLLKEWIVVQGPALPVPRLPASLTWARRGLALARRGTIGADDLVRCMDHVPLLVIAAGEELLDHAADTRLAPLADLPPAQADRLAETLLALLECNFNATEAGIRMNVHPQTVRLRLRRLEELFGSDLHDPHRCLELEMILRSRHGEPIGGGGRLVRPRTGNSRTPPVRNALRARHQLGRGLSATLSAGIS, from the coding sequence ATGCGGCGACCCCGATTCGACACGCGTCCGTTCGAGGCGATCCGCCGTGACCTGCTCGACCGGATCCGCCCGTACGTCGTCCTGACCGCCGAGGAGCTGGCGGCCGATCCGCAGGCCGGCGCCGCGAGCGCCGAAGCGCGCTCCTGGGCCGCCGAGAGCCTGCGGCTGTTCGAGACGCTCGCCCGCGACCCCGGCCGCGCCTGGCCGCACGTCGCCGCGACCTACCGCGAGATCGGACGCGGTGCGGCGCTGCGCGGCCTGGACCTCGGCGAGCTGCACACCGCGCTGCACTCGGGCGCGCGCGCCGTCTGGCGGGCGCTCGTCCCGGCGGCGGCGTCGCTCGACCTCGACGGCGCCGCGCTCGGCTCCATCGCCGACGCCCAGTTCGCCTACCTCGACGCCGTCCTCGCCGAGGCCGCCGCCGGGCACGCCGCCGGGCGGGCGGGCGACCAGGAACTGCTGCACCGCCGTCGCGCCCGGCTGGTCGGGCAGCTCCTCGACGGCGTCGACCCGCAGGCCGTCCCGGACGCGGCGCGCGCGGCGAACTGGAGCGTCCCCGCCGCCGCGGCGGCCGTCCTGCTGCACCCGCGCGTCGCCGAACCGCGTCCGCTCCTGCTTCCGCCCGACGTGCTGGTCGACCCGGTGCTCCCCGAGCCGCGCCTGATCGTCCCCGACCCCGACGGCGGCGCCCGCACCCGGCAGATGGGGACGCTGCTCAAGGAGTGGATCGTCGTCCAGGGGCCGGCGCTGCCCGTCCCCCGCCTGCCCGCGTCGCTGACCTGGGCGCGGCGCGGGCTGGCCCTCGCCCGGCGCGGCACGATCGGCGCGGACGACCTGGTGCGCTGCATGGACCACGTCCCGCTGCTGGTGATCGCCGCCGGCGAGGAGCTTCTCGACCACGCGGCCGACACCCGGCTCGCCCCGCTCGCCGATCTCCCCCCGGCGCAGGCCGACCGGCTCGCCGAGACGCTGCTGGCGCTGCTGGAGTGCAATTTCAACGCCACCGAGGCGGGGATCCGGATGAACGTCCATCCGCAGACCGTCCGGCTCCGGCTGCGCCGCCTGGAAGAGCTGTTCGGCTCCGATCTCCACGACCCGCACCGCTGCCTCGAACTGGAAATGATCCTGCGCTCCCGGCACGGCGAACCCATCGGCGGCGGCGGACGACTCGTCCGGCCGCGAACCGGGAACTCCCGGACGCCGCCCGTCCGCAACGCGCTCAGAGCACGGCACCAGCTCGGCAGAGGCCTTTCGGCGACGCTCTCCGCCGGAATCTCATGA
- a CDS encoding helix-turn-helix transcriptional regulator, whose translation MTRASPVARAASAARSVVFGPWGSGRSWLLDALAERVPGPVVRISGHPDGPRGPYGAVAELLAGLEAAGLAPALTGPLREVTDALVRRAVPPAGGWDPVAVRLAVAAALGAAPSARILVDDAQWLDAADVGILAGALRAVPARVTATEPRPGNALRLCGPRTTRLLLPPLPVDDVAALLEAHGLPARWAPSAHRACGGNPRLAVALAESLPADAPGPARMPSHALDAAADGLARLSADVRATLTAAALVRRPTAAVLHRAGYRDAAVHLEAAACAGVVEAEDDGTVRFTAGLFAAALVRDAGDPRPVHAALAAAVEDPVQAVRHRLLARDGFDAALAAEADRAAAVARSHGRREPAGELALLAARRTPPAEDGVRRARLRAAAADAGAGGSAELARRVCAAVEAASAGRAERVAALLAAVDAGGQALHALDDVLAAATAAAGDDPALAAAVQLRTAVRHNLGGDPARARAAAARSVELARRGGDRAGEATALTMLARMERITGDPAAANTLAAALALDVPVETVGVQRSPQYLAARHAVFDDRLDEARERLLALLPVAERRGDAEDLEEVLRSLAEVDVRHGACARALDWSDRAVAVCAAAGLSPGPAWYTAAVAQTAGGDLDRAADLARRAVRSSRREHDLVFLSRGLLALGSAHLAAGRAADAVTALREVAALEARQQVADPRVLRWRPELAEALAAVGATAEAEDALAALEPHPGVDRAAALCAAARRRYDEAAARFHAGAAGFAALGMPVEAGRTLLAAGRVERARRRRAAARTRFEHAAELFDAAGARPWSLLAAALLDRPAASAGTALTGTERRVAVLVAAGATNREAAQRLFLSVKTVEAALSRVYRKLDVRSRTELAGALAPRA comes from the coding sequence ATGACGCGTGCGAGCCCGGTCGCCCGCGCCGCGTCGGCCGCACGGTCCGTGGTCTTCGGCCCGTGGGGTTCCGGACGGTCCTGGCTGCTGGACGCGCTGGCCGAACGCGTCCCCGGCCCCGTCGTGCGGATCTCGGGGCACCCGGACGGGCCGCGCGGGCCGTACGGCGCGGTCGCCGAACTCCTGGCCGGCCTGGAGGCGGCGGGGCTCGCGCCCGCGCTGACGGGCCCGCTGCGCGAGGTCACCGACGCGCTCGTGCGCCGGGCCGTCCCGCCGGCCGGGGGCTGGGACCCGGTCGCCGTGCGGCTCGCGGTGGCGGCGGCGCTGGGCGCGGCACCGTCGGCGCGGATCCTGGTGGACGACGCGCAGTGGCTCGACGCCGCCGACGTCGGGATCCTCGCGGGTGCCCTCCGCGCCGTCCCGGCGCGCGTGACGGCGACCGAACCGCGTCCGGGGAACGCCCTCCGGCTGTGCGGCCCCCGGACGACCCGGCTGCTGCTGCCGCCGTTGCCGGTCGACGACGTCGCCGCGCTGCTGGAGGCCCACGGGCTCCCGGCCCGCTGGGCGCCGTCCGCGCACCGCGCCTGCGGCGGCAATCCGCGGCTGGCGGTGGCGCTGGCCGAGAGCCTGCCGGCGGACGCGCCCGGACCGGCGCGGATGCCGTCCCACGCGCTGGACGCCGCCGCGGACGGCCTGGCCCGGCTCTCGGCGGACGTCCGCGCGACGCTGACGGCGGCGGCCCTGGTGCGGCGGCCGACGGCGGCGGTGCTGCACCGGGCCGGGTACCGGGACGCGGCCGTTCATCTGGAGGCCGCCGCGTGCGCGGGCGTGGTCGAGGCCGAGGACGACGGGACGGTCCGTTTCACCGCCGGCCTGTTCGCGGCGGCGCTCGTCCGGGACGCGGGCGATCCGCGACCCGTCCACGCCGCGCTGGCCGCGGCCGTCGAGGACCCGGTGCAGGCCGTCCGGCACCGCCTGCTGGCCCGGGACGGGTTCGACGCCGCGCTCGCGGCCGAGGCCGACCGCGCCGCCGCCGTCGCCCGGTCCCACGGCCGCCGTGAGCCGGCCGGGGAGCTGGCGCTGCTGGCGGCCCGGCGGACCCCGCCGGCCGAGGACGGCGTGCGCCGCGCCCGGCTGCGCGCGGCGGCGGCCGACGCCGGCGCGGGCGGGTCGGCCGAGCTGGCCCGCCGGGTGTGCGCGGCGGTGGAGGCGGCGTCGGCCGGACGCGCGGAACGGGTCGCGGCGCTGCTGGCCGCCGTCGACGCGGGCGGGCAGGCGCTGCACGCGCTGGACGACGTGCTCGCCGCCGCGACGGCCGCCGCCGGGGACGACCCGGCGCTGGCGGCGGCGGTGCAGCTCCGGACGGCCGTCCGGCACAATCTCGGCGGCGACCCGGCGCGCGCCCGCGCGGCCGCCGCCCGGTCGGTCGAACTGGCCCGGCGCGGCGGCGACCGCGCGGGCGAGGCGACGGCCCTGACGATGCTGGCCCGGATGGAGCGCATCACCGGCGACCCCGCCGCCGCGAATACCCTCGCCGCCGCGCTCGCGCTGGACGTCCCGGTGGAGACGGTCGGCGTCCAGCGCAGCCCGCAGTACCTCGCCGCGCGGCACGCGGTGTTCGACGACCGCCTGGACGAGGCCCGCGAACGCCTGCTGGCGCTGCTGCCCGTGGCCGAGCGGCGCGGCGACGCCGAGGACCTGGAAGAGGTGCTGCGCAGCCTCGCGGAGGTCGACGTCCGGCACGGCGCCTGCGCCCGCGCGCTCGACTGGAGCGACCGCGCCGTCGCCGTGTGCGCGGCGGCGGGCCTGTCGCCGGGACCCGCCTGGTACACCGCCGCCGTCGCCCAGACCGCCGGCGGGGACCTGGACCGCGCCGCCGACCTGGCCCGGCGCGCGGTCCGGTCGTCGCGCCGGGAGCACGACCTCGTCTTCCTGTCGCGCGGGCTGCTGGCGCTCGGCTCGGCGCACCTGGCCGCCGGCCGCGCGGCCGACGCGGTGACGGCGCTGCGGGAGGTCGCCGCGCTGGAGGCCCGCCAGCAGGTCGCCGACCCACGCGTCCTGCGCTGGCGGCCGGAGCTGGCCGAGGCGCTGGCGGCGGTCGGCGCGACCGCCGAGGCCGAGGACGCGCTGGCCGCGCTGGAACCCCATCCCGGCGTGGACCGGGCGGCGGCACTGTGCGCGGCGGCCCGGCGCCGCTACGACGAGGCGGCGGCCCGGTTCCACGCCGGCGCCGCCGGGTTCGCGGCGCTCGGCATGCCTGTGGAGGCGGGCCGGACGCTGCTCGCGGCGGGCCGTGTCGAACGCGCCCGCCGCCGCCGCGCCGCCGCCCGCACCCGCTTCGAGCACGCCGCCGAACTCTTCGACGCGGCGGGGGCGCGGCCGTGGAGCCTGCTGGCGGCGGCGCTGCTGGACCGTCCGGCGGCGTCCGCCGGGACGGCGCTGACCGGGACCGAGCGGCGGGTCGCCGTCCTGGTCGCGGCGGGGGCCACCAACCGGGAGGCGGCGCAGCGGCTGTTCCTGTCGGTCAAGACCGTGGAGGCGGCGTTGAGCCGGGTCTACCGGAAGCTGGACGTGCGGTCGCGCACCGAACTCGCGGGAGCGCTCGCGCCGCGTGCCTGA
- a CDS encoding putative Ig domain-containing protein, giving the protein MVDPGAQTAYVGTPVTLTIKASNAVRYQATGLPPGLRIDAATGVVSGTPGQWGIFTSTVTVTGSGGATASARFAWNVWFR; this is encoded by the coding sequence ATCGTCGATCCCGGCGCGCAGACCGCTTACGTCGGTACCCCGGTGACGCTGACGATCAAGGCGTCCAACGCCGTCCGCTACCAGGCGACCGGCCTGCCGCCCGGCCTGCGGATCGACGCGGCGACCGGCGTCGTCTCCGGCACGCCGGGACAGTGGGGGATCTTCACCTCCACCGTCACCGTGACCGGATCGGGCGGGGCGACGGCCAGTGCCCGGTTCGCCTGGAACGTCTGGTTCCGCTAG
- a CDS encoding ABC1 kinase family protein has product MPNGRTRRLVRIVTRSAVDDAKRTVRRRTSDDTAAHHNERAVALRRMLEDVGPLYIKVGQILATRPDIVPQYLRDELEKLNDQARVSPFVDFEPVLAAELGPEWRSCFQSIDTTHPLGSASIAQVYKGVWRDGRPCVVKVQRPSAAADVRGDMVVLRRVTWVISRIAPHFTEVVDLRAMLEMLFAVMQDELDFTHEARNMKHARKTAREFKRIKVPKVLCATPRVLVQSFAEGVPINRVKDTELTRRKRKQIGDQLIAFMLYTYFVKREFHADPHPGNIIVSEDGHAYLIDWGMVGKLDRRNSRMVMATILGLVRNDGEALARGWIALGRVTPWGDATGFIQDVSSIVPRWAGASLQDLNYGVALMSLARFSARRGIQVSPLITVVGKSFANIEGSVRGIHPKTKIAASFGGIMQRILRDLAADQMTLDEGAQAALEMADLRDSGARHLVSFARDLAYRESSLGVRPNLADVTTKRKRHRQRTSLG; this is encoded by the coding sequence GTGCCGAACGGACGCACGCGCCGGCTGGTGCGCATCGTGACGCGGTCGGCGGTGGACGATGCCAAGCGCACCGTCCGCCGCCGAACCTCGGACGACACGGCCGCGCACCACAACGAGCGCGCCGTGGCATTGCGCCGGATGCTGGAAGACGTCGGGCCGCTCTACATCAAGGTCGGGCAGATTCTCGCGACCCGGCCCGACATCGTGCCGCAGTACCTCCGCGACGAACTAGAGAAGCTCAACGACCAGGCCCGGGTCAGCCCCTTCGTGGATTTCGAGCCGGTGCTGGCGGCGGAACTCGGTCCAGAGTGGCGCTCGTGCTTTCAGAGCATCGACACCACGCATCCTCTCGGTTCCGCGTCCATCGCCCAGGTCTACAAGGGCGTCTGGCGGGACGGTCGGCCGTGCGTGGTGAAAGTGCAGCGGCCGAGTGCCGCGGCGGACGTGCGCGGGGACATGGTCGTCCTGCGCCGGGTCACCTGGGTCATCAGCCGGATCGCCCCGCACTTCACCGAGGTCGTGGACCTGCGGGCGATGCTGGAGATGCTGTTCGCGGTGATGCAGGACGAACTGGACTTCACCCATGAGGCGAGGAACATGAAGCACGCGCGGAAGACCGCGCGCGAGTTCAAGCGGATCAAGGTGCCGAAAGTCCTGTGCGCCACGCCGCGGGTCCTCGTCCAGAGCTTCGCGGAAGGCGTCCCGATCAACCGGGTCAAGGACACGGAACTCACCCGGCGCAAGCGCAAGCAGATCGGTGACCAGCTCATCGCGTTCATGCTCTACACCTATTTCGTGAAACGGGAGTTCCACGCGGACCCCCATCCGGGGAACATCATCGTGAGCGAAGACGGCCACGCCTACCTGATCGACTGGGGCATGGTCGGAAAGCTGGACCGGAGGAACAGCCGGATGGTCATGGCGACCATCCTCGGCCTCGTCCGCAATGACGGCGAGGCGCTCGCGCGCGGCTGGATCGCACTGGGCAGGGTGACGCCCTGGGGAGATGCGACCGGTTTCATCCAGGACGTGTCGAGCATCGTCCCGCGCTGGGCCGGCGCGTCGTTGCAGGACCTCAACTACGGAGTGGCCCTGATGTCCCTGGCGCGGTTCTCGGCCAGGCGCGGCATCCAGGTATCACCGCTCATCACCGTCGTCGGGAAGTCGTTCGCGAACATCGAGGGCTCGGTACGCGGCATCCATCCCAAGACGAAGATCGCCGCGTCGTTCGGCGGCATCATGCAGCGCATCCTCCGGGACCTCGCCGCGGATCAGATGACGCTCGACGAGGGCGCCCAGGCCGCTTTGGAGATGGCCGACCTACGGGACTCCGGCGCGCGTCATCTGGTCTCCTTCGCTCGCGACCTGGCCTATCGGGAGAGTTCGCTGGGAGTCCGGCCGAACCTCGCGGACGTCACGACGAAGCGCAAGCGGCATCGGCAACGAACGTCTCTCGGCTGA